GGAGGTGTTATCTTGTCTATTGCTGATCAATGTCCTATTCCAATACGATATATTGGAATAGGACAAAATATCGACGACTTTCAACCATTTGAACCACACAATTTTGTTGAAGCTATTTTTAAAAAACAAACCTAATGATAAAATACTGTACCTAAATTACATGAGCATTTATTTAAAATAAAATATTTATATTAAACAATAAAAATTTCTTTATAGATAATTACTACAAAATAATATTATTAACATCTATGATATTTTTGTGGATGTTTTTAAACATTATTAAATTTAAAAAAATAAAATATTAGTTACAGTTGATTTAAATCAAAGCTTTACGTATACTGGGGTATGAATAAGGAAATAAAAATTAAATTACAAAGGTTATTATACTCGCAATAATTGTATAAATAAATCTGCTAATATATATATATAGAATTTTTACCCAAAAAAGCATACACATTATCAACGATGTTAACTTAAAATTTACATTCCTTACCACGATTAACTATAGACCATCTAGTATCATTAGAAACAATATTTATTTATCGATGATAATAACAAATGACTTTATGCTTTGTGATGTTTTAATTCCATTAAACTGATAGCGCAATTAAATAATGGTTCTATTACAAATGTGTTATGCTATCTATTGATAGATACTCCTTTTAATATAACAGAATTATTTTATACTTAGTTTCATACATATCTCGTACGGGCATGATATAATCATCTGAATACATGCGATCATGGTAGGAGAATAAATGCCTAAAAATATTCAAAATAGCGTGACTTTAGTTCCTCAAGGAACTTTAGAAGCATATATAAGAGCAGCTAATTCTTATGCTCTGCTTACTTCGGAAGAAGAGCAAGCATTAGCTAAGCGATTATATTATCATGGAGATTTAGAATCAGCAAAAAAACTTATTGTATCGCATTTAAGATTCGTCATTCATGTTGCTCGTAATTATTCCGGCTATGGGCTACCACAAGCTGATTTAATACAAGAAGGTAATATTGGTTTGATGAAAGCTGTACGTCGGTTTAATCCGGAATTAGACGTTCGTTTAGTATCATTTGCTGTACACTGGATTAAATCAGAAATCCATGAATATGTTCTAAAAAACTGGCGTATTGTAAAAATAGCTACTACTAAAGCACAACGTAAACTATTTTTTAATTTAAGAAAAACTAAACAACGTTTAGGTTGGTTTAATGCAGGAGAAATAGAAATAGTTGCAAAAGCACTAAACGTAACTAGCAAAGATGTACGTGAAATGGAATCTCGTATGGCGGCACAAGATATGACTTTTGAGCAATCTTCAGATGAAGATAATCGAGGAATAATAGCGCCTATACTATATTTACAAGATAAAATCATCACTTCTAATGAAGAAAATGAATGGATTGATCAAGTTAGTGATAAATTGAACACAGCTATAAATACTCTGGATAAACGCAGTCAACATATTATTCGTGCACGATGGCTAAACGTAGATAACAATAAAAGTACATTACAAGAATTAGCTAATCAATACGGTGTTTCTGCTGAACGAGTACGTCAATTAGAAAAAAATGCCATGAAGAAAATGAAATTAATAATACAGAACTAATTAATTTTTTATAAATACTATTTATAAAAACATAAACTATTAAACATATATTTATAAAATTTTAGTTACTTGACTACATACATAGTCATTTGATACTATTTTCATAGATGAAAAGATTAAAATAATTTAATATTATATATTATACTTAGTAGCTAATTGTGCATACTATATGTAATCAAGTATCGCTTTCTTAATATTAATTTAATAGTCATTAGAGTAACTGTTGATATCAACAACGGTTTTTAAAAATATTTTTTTTATTTTCATTCTTGCACTCACTTTATATAACTAAAGACAAACCATGGAGTAAATTATGACAATTGTTGGTCATACATTAGGATTTCCTCGTATTGGCTTACATAGAGAACTAAAATACGCTCTAGAAAATTATTGGAACGGAAAAATACAAGAAGATAAATTATTAGAAATAGGTCGCACATTGCGCATGCGACATTGGAAACAACAGAAAGATTCTGGTATAGATTGGATCCCAGTAGGTGATTTTGCATGGTATGATCATGTTTTAACTACCAGTTTAATGCTTAATAATATTCCAAATAGACATCGCTCTTTCCAAGAAAGGCTTACTTTAAATACGCTATTTAAAGTAAGCCGAGGTTATTCTTTGAATAAAAAGCTGATACCTCCTTCAGAAATGAAAAAATGGTTCAATACAAATTATCACTATATAGTACCTGAATTTATTGAAACTCAAGAATTTAAATTAAATTGGACTCAATTATTTGATGAAATAGATGAAGCTTTATCACTAAAATATAAAATAAAACCAATACTACTTGGTCCAATTAGTTATCTTTGGTTAGGAAAAGTAAAAGGGAAAAAATTTAATCGATTATCATTATTACCTGCTTTATTATCAGTATATCAAGATATATTGACCATTTTTCAAAAAAAAAACATTGATTGGGTACAAATTGACGAACCCATATTAGTTTTAGAGCTTCCATCAAAATGGTTAGAAGCATATTTAAATGTATATGAACAACTTCATGGTAAAATTAAATTATTACTAACTACTTATTTCGACAGCATATATCATCAACTAAATATCATCAGACAACTTAAAGTAGATGGTCTACATGTAGATCTAGTTTCTAGCCCTGATAATGTATCTTTAATTCACGAACAATTACCAAAAAATTGGATATTATCAGCAGGAGTAATTAATGGACGTAATATATGGAAAACTAATCTGCATAGTTGGTTCAAAAAACTCTCCCCTTTAGTCGGAGAGCGTA
This genomic interval from Candidatus Blochmannia sp. SNP contains the following:
- the rpoH gene encoding RNA polymerase sigma factor RpoH, encoding MPKNIQNSVTLVPQGTLEAYIRAANSYALLTSEEEQALAKRLYYHGDLESAKKLIVSHLRFVIHVARNYSGYGLPQADLIQEGNIGLMKAVRRFNPELDVRLVSFAVHWIKSEIHEYVLKNWRIVKIATTKAQRKLFFNLRKTKQRLGWFNAGEIEIVAKALNVTSKDVREMESRMAAQDMTFEQSSDEDNRGIIAPILYLQDKIITSNEENEWIDQVSDKLNTAINTLDKRSQHIIRARWLNVDNNKSTLQELANQYGVSAERVRQLEKNAMKKMKLIIQN